From Astatotilapia calliptera chromosome 19, fAstCal1.2, whole genome shotgun sequence, a single genomic window includes:
- the LOC113012395 gene encoding endophilin-B1-like produces the protein MDLTRLAVDAGQFINRAVQYTGESLGQAERTELDPGLEELLSRADATKTWTDQIISQTEALLQPSLGVRLEDRLYQHLEWSVPPRPRAVELLGDQMTQAGLEIGSNTPYGTGLIRCGEAQKQLSEAERKFVQSTNVHFLTPLRSFTEGEYKAIQNERKMLVNKRLDLDITKARLRKAHEAEQEARNLNANPLEDDYLSHVSYMFSFLRVKWLKIWAQEISQAEMELRICQSLYNRQSEITRAVVEELSNTHTNHMRSLTDFVDAQASYYAQCNQHAQELQKQLASISAVFCSNNWQSAISNPVGQPSTSNHEANEPISANHVTPLPVLVHQLPDFDQDSWTLNSPPQTVKTTADSSFSALLTHQTNNNNNNIIISTTRQTPSNHAPIYSQSTTVRAIDCVSTPNQTDQLQAPGRTARMSDASPASTQVLTFNTTSSISNGAATAASPPLQPSATCSINEGDVQESSSGHQDVGQ, from the exons ATGGATTTGACTCGGTTGGCCGTGGATGCTGGTCAGTTCATCAACCGCGCTGTtcag TACACTGGAGAGAGTCTAGGACAGGCCGAGAGGACTGAGTTGGATCCCGGACTGGAGGAGCTTTTATCACGGGCGGACGCCACCAAGACGTGGACGGACCAGATAATCTCCCAGACTGAGGCTTTACTGCAGCCAAGCCTCG GAGTGCGGTTAGAGGACCGGCTGTATCAGCATCTGGAGTGGAGCGTCCCACCCCGGCCTCGTGCCGTTGAGTTACTGGGAGATCAGATGACTCAGGCCGGGCTGGAGATTGGATCAAACACACCTTATG GTACTGGATTGATAAGGTGTGGAGAGGCTCAGAAGCAGCTCAGCGAGGCAGAGAGGAAGTTTGTCCAAAGCACTAACGTTCACTTTCTCACTCCCCTGCGGAGTTTCACTGAGGGGGAATACAAAGCCATACAG AATGAACGCAAGATGTTGGTGAATAAACGTTTGGACTTGGATATCACTAAGGCCAGGCTGAGAAAAGCCCACGAGGCTGAGCAAGAGGCCAGA aacCTAAATGCCAACCCACTGGAAGATGACTACTTGTCTCATGTCTCCTACATGTTCAGCTTCCTGCGTGTTAAATGGCTAAAG ATCTGGGCTCAGGAAATCTCACAG GCAGAGATGGAGCTGAGGATTTGTCAGAGTCTTTACAATCGACAGTCAGAAATCACAAGAGCTGTTGTGGAAGAACTCAGCAACACACAT ACCAACCATATGCGGAGCCTCACTGACTTTGTGGATGCTCAGGCTAGCTACTATGCTCAATGCAACCAACATGCTCAGGAGCTGCAAAAACAGCTGGCCAG CATTTCAGCTGTCTTCTGTTCCAATAACTGGCAGTCTGCAATTAGTAATCCCGTTGGTCAGCCATCAACAAGCAACCACGAGGCGAATGAACCCATCAGTGCAAATCACGTCACTCCGTTACCTGTGCTTGTCCACCAGCTTCCAGATTTCGACCAGGACTCGTGGACTTTAAACTCACCACCCCAAACTGTGAAAACCACAGCAGATTCATCTTTCAGTGCACTTCTGACTCACCAgacaaataacaacaataacaacatcaTCATCTCCACCACCAGACAAACACCCAGCAACCATGCACCAATCTACAGCCAGTCAACAACTGTTCGAGCGATTGATTGTGTCTCTACACCAAACCAAACGGATCAGCTCCAAGCACCCGGCAGGACGGCCAGGATGTCTGATGCTTCTCCTGCTTCTACCCAGGTACTAACATTCAATACAACATCTTCAATAAGCAATGGTGCAGCAACAGCAGCCTCCCCGCCTTTACAACCCAGTGCAACCTGTAGCATCAATGAAGGAGATGTCCAGGAGTCTTCGTCAGGCCATCAGGATGTGGGCCAGTAG
- the slc35g2a gene encoding solute carrier family 35 member G2a — protein MESTHLLGGSKKRVKIHPHTVTAKYATHTPYAPQPGVHTHFPQPGDDGYDDAPSFEDFGSFVEETSDKKQLTESRKWPLTLFGSRHNDKDTAHKLQTVGGGEGSEGSAKAAKGSGKGVGEQLASFGEASVSASRLTWVGLLGAALAHGSLIVLTRVASERFSLGPLFLLLVRSIVQLLSLAVPLHRGENPFGPEGYRLRLLCYGIAYSLSLCCAYSSLTFVSPGNATTTWRLATTALSATLAFLLLEERLGLADGITIAAGLCGLGLVLLPAVDETNSDSPTDPAVFWRGAFGWSLSALAGLWMALALVGYRSLKERVGVGTALFTVSWTGCLLAPASLALLQEGWSWPMSVEAWLLVLGLAACSVVAFLGMTHALTRLHPALVSASQSLEIPIAMLLHLAVLPLAPTAPEVVGSVMVILSVGWLVAMKLLPSRVGGRRQREEYEEILDSPIK, from the coding sequence ATGGAGTCCACTCACCTCTTGGGTGGCTCTAAGAAGAGAGTAAAGATCCACCCTCACACTGTTACAGCCAAATATGCCACCCACACACCCTATGCCCCCCAGCCAGgagtacacacacactttccccAACCTGGGGATGATGGCTATGACGATGCTCCGTCTTTTGAGGACTTTGGCTCATTCGTGGAGGAGACGTCAGATAAGAAACAACTGACAGAGAGCAGGAAGTGGCCCCTGACTCTTTTTGGCTCAAGACACAACGACAAAGATACAGCCCACAAACTTCAAACCGTGGGGGGAGGAGAAGGGAGTGAGGGTAGTGCCAAAGCAGCAAAGGGGTCTGGGAAAGGGGTTGGGGAACAGCTAGCCAGTTTCGGTGAGGCTTCTGTGTCTGCATCTCGACTCACCTGGGTGGGCCTGCTCGGTGCGGCGCTGGCACATGGCAGCTTGATTGTTCTGACTCGAGTGGCCTCCGAACGCTTCAGCCTCGGCCCCCTGTTTCTACTCTTGGTTCGGTCCATCGTACAGCTCCTGTCTCTGGCTGTACCACTGCACAGGGGGGAGAACCCTTTTGGGCCAGAGGGCTATCGACTACGTCTACTCTGTTACGGCATCGCCTACTCCCTCTCCCTTTGTTGCGCCTACTCTTCCTTAACATTCGTCTCTCCTGGAAATGCTACAACAACCTGGCGTCTGGCGACCACAGCACTATCAGCGACCCTTGCCTTCCTGCTCTTAGAAGAGAGGCTGGGATTGGCTGATGGGATCACCATAGCTGCAGGGCTGTGTGGCTTGGGGCTTGTGTTACTTCCTGCAGTAGATGAGACCAATTCAGATTCGCCAACTGATCCGGCTGTGTTCTGGAGGGGTGCATTTGGATGGTCTCTTTCAGCGCTTGCAGGGCTGTGGATGGCACTAGCGTTGGTTGGGTAtcgttccctgaaggagagggtGGGAGTTGGGACTGCTTTGTTCACAGTAAGCTGGACAGGCTGCTTACTTGCCCCAGCCTCTCTGGCCCTGCTACAAGAGGGCTGGTCCTGGCCAATGAGTGTTGAAGCCTGGTTATTGGTCTTGGGCCTCGCAGCCTGCTCGGTCGTAGCCTTCCTGGGAATGACGCACGCTCTCACCCGACTCCACCCGGCTCTGGTTTCCGCCTCTCAGAGCTTGGAGATACCCATCGCCATGCTCCTGCATCTGGCTGTACTGCCACTGGCTCCCACTGCACCAGAGGTCGTGGGGAGCGTGATGGTCATCCTGAGTGTCGGTTGGCTGGTAGCAATGAAGCTGCTCCCCTCTCGAGTTGGTGGGCGTCGGCAGAGGGAGGAGTATGAGGAGATTCTGGACTCTCCCATCAAATAG
- the LOC113012545 gene encoding uncharacterized protein LOC113012545 isoform X1 → MFSDICAATQQILRKNMHKNSIMHVFWICLVLCTGPSLCINDIEYERIYEDSYDNEIPLDQQEGESPTAACQTDFSRWDKLFIALEDSNMRQNMLLESVEQCCGGTASLKTQLEKLTKGMCQQCAPSLEAACRVHAEQASLRLQKSLVDLRDEEEERERRLNATLRMLLHGRHQDDAWLKRLEEIISSASADSSMRDQPTPTPDGLGMKLFTSGLKEQEVTSPVNIVTMESALAAIATELQRIHKQLNKVIEQVGTLGKGRGDT, encoded by the exons ATGTTTTCAGATATATGCGCTGCAACCCAACAAATCTTAAGAAAAAACATGCATAAGAACTCCAtcatgcatgtgttttggatctgCCTGGTGCTGTGTACGGGTCCATCGTTGTGTATAAATGACATCGAGTATGAAAGAATCTATGAAGACAGCTATGACAATGAGATCCCCCTGGACCAGCAGGAGG GTGAGTCTCCAACTGCAGCATGCCAAACAGATTTCTCCCGCTGGGATAAACTTTTTATCGCTCTAGAGGACTCCAACATGAGACAAAACATGCTGCTGGAATCTGTGGAGCAGTGCTGCGGGGGAACAGCGTCTCTTAAGACCCAACTGGAGAAGCTGACGAAGGGGATGTGTCAGCAGTGTGCACCCAGCTTGGAAGCAGCTTGCAGGGTACATGCAGAGCAGGCAAGTCTTAGGCTGCAAAAGAGTTTGGTGGATCTCagggatgaggaggaagagagggaaaGAAGATTAAATGCAACCTTGCGGATGCTCCTACATGGTAGGCACCAGGACGATGCTTGGCTGAAGAGGCTAGAAGAAATCATTTCATCTGCATCTGCTGACAGCAGCATGAGAGACCAGCCAACACCAACACCTGACGGTTTGGGAATGAAGCTCTTCACATCTGGCCTGAAGGAGCAGGAAGTGACCTCGCCGGTGAACATAGTCACCATGGAAAGTGCTCTGgctgccatagcaacagagctTCAGAGGATTCATAAGCAGCTGAACAAAGTGATAGAGCAGGTAGGCACGCTGGGAAAGGGCAGAGGAGACACATGA
- the LOC113012545 gene encoding uncharacterized protein LOC113012545 isoform X2: MHKNSIMHVFWICLVLCTGPSLCINDIEYERIYEDSYDNEIPLDQQEGESPTAACQTDFSRWDKLFIALEDSNMRQNMLLESVEQCCGGTASLKTQLEKLTKGMCQQCAPSLEAACRVHAEQASLRLQKSLVDLRDEEEERERRLNATLRMLLHGRHQDDAWLKRLEEIISSASADSSMRDQPTPTPDGLGMKLFTSGLKEQEVTSPVNIVTMESALAAIATELQRIHKQLNKVIEQVGTLGKGRGDT, translated from the exons ATGCATAAGAACTCCAtcatgcatgtgttttggatctgCCTGGTGCTGTGTACGGGTCCATCGTTGTGTATAAATGACATCGAGTATGAAAGAATCTATGAAGACAGCTATGACAATGAGATCCCCCTGGACCAGCAGGAGG GTGAGTCTCCAACTGCAGCATGCCAAACAGATTTCTCCCGCTGGGATAAACTTTTTATCGCTCTAGAGGACTCCAACATGAGACAAAACATGCTGCTGGAATCTGTGGAGCAGTGCTGCGGGGGAACAGCGTCTCTTAAGACCCAACTGGAGAAGCTGACGAAGGGGATGTGTCAGCAGTGTGCACCCAGCTTGGAAGCAGCTTGCAGGGTACATGCAGAGCAGGCAAGTCTTAGGCTGCAAAAGAGTTTGGTGGATCTCagggatgaggaggaagagagggaaaGAAGATTAAATGCAACCTTGCGGATGCTCCTACATGGTAGGCACCAGGACGATGCTTGGCTGAAGAGGCTAGAAGAAATCATTTCATCTGCATCTGCTGACAGCAGCATGAGAGACCAGCCAACACCAACACCTGACGGTTTGGGAATGAAGCTCTTCACATCTGGCCTGAAGGAGCAGGAAGTGACCTCGCCGGTGAACATAGTCACCATGGAAAGTGCTCTGgctgccatagcaacagagctTCAGAGGATTCATAAGCAGCTGAACAAAGTGATAGAGCAGGTAGGCACGCTGGGAAAGGGCAGAGGAGACACATGA